GAAAGCGGTGATATCGAACAAGTCAAAGGCATGACCTACAGCATCGATGCGCTGCTGGGCAAGCACACACCTACATCTAGCATATACAGTGGACTATCCGACCAAGCGCGAGAACGACCCCAACGGAGCCATAGCGGACCtgttggcgatgaagaaatCGTCaagcaggaagaggaatTCGCTAGGGTCAACGGCATCTCATACACGCTTCCCGATCTCATGTCAGGAGCCAAAGATGTACGATCTAAACATCCTGTTACCGACGAATCGCTCAAGGAGTCGTCCCCTCGTGCTGTCTCTGAAGTTCGTGCCGAGCTTGCTCTTGGCGAGAAGCCTTGGTATGATCTGCTCTCTCCCGACAAAACCACTTCTCTATACTACGCCGTCATCTATCTCGCTCCAGGGGACTACCACCGCTTCCACTCGCCTACCAACTGGGTCGTCGAGAGCAGACGCCACTTTGCAGGAGAACTCTACAGCGTTTCACCCTATCTGCAGCGCACGCTACCTGGCCTCTTTACCCTCAACGAACGTGTCGTCCTCCTTGGTCGCTGGCGCTGGGGTTTCTTCAGCTACGTCCCCGTGGGCGCCACCAACGTCGGCTCCATCAAGATCAACTTTGACCGCGAGCTCCGCACTAACAGCCTCCTGACGGACACTGCCGCCGACCTTGCCGCTGAGGAAGCTGCAAAGCGCGGCGAACCGTATCTCGGTTTCGCAGAGGCGACCTATGAAGGTGCCAGCTCGGTGTTACACGGTCATGCGCTCAGAAGAGGTGAAGAGATGGGCGGTTTCCAGCTCGGCAGCACGATCGTGCTGGTGTTTGAGGCGCCGGCTACTTTGAAGACCGCAGATGgagtggagaagaagggatgGGAGTGGGCGGTTGAAAAGGGacagaagctgaagatgggaCAGGCGCTGGGTCGGGTGCTTGAAGAGTAATGGGTTTTAGATGAAATGTGACTGAAATTTTGTATAAAAACAGAACAAAGAGGAAATATAtccaaagaggaggaaggaaacaaaacaaaaaaatgCATTATATGTAGCATACATCACTCATCACCAGCATAGTAGTAGAGAATCATCTCTTCACTACCCATCAAAACCATAAAAAAATAGTGCATATTTTCTTTCAAGGCTAACAAAGACAATCACGCTCACGCATCCACCATCCCCTCGCACCTCTTCAACACGCAAACCACAAgccacctcttcctctccgtAATGTCATCTTCACGCTCGCTATCCCACTCCCTCTCCACGCCATCGCAATCCCTCTCCCACATCCTCTCCACCTCCACGCCACCCTCCTCGCGCAGCGCCTTCGCATCAAAAAAGGGCGCCATTTTGGCCCTCCCCGTGTGAAAGCCCGCAACGACCCATGCTCGTGCCtctgccgtcttcttgaGGAAGTACCCGATGGACCGGCGGAGGTTCTCGTGCTGCCAGGGCATCCAGAGACAGTCTGCGACGAAGAGCCGATCTGAAAGATGAGCGTGAGAGGAAGGGAACGCTGAGGAGGAGTCAAAGACGCCCCATTCGTGGCCctcgacgaggatggaggTTGTGACGAGGGAAGATTTGCCTACGGGAGCGAGATCGGGCTTGATGTTGCGGGCGACGTTTTCGCGGAGCGTCTTCATGACGGCCGGGGCGGGATAGTCCGTCACGACGACGCCCGCGGCGCCGAGCAGGCCGGCCATGATGCTTGGCAGCGCCGTGCCGGCCCCCAGCTCGAGCGTGTTCAAACCTCTCGTGTCAAAACTAATGTCTCCCCCGAGACCCCTatcctgcttctcctcctcctcctcgtccaagGAGTCCCTCTCGATGAGCTctgccagcagcaacgaTGCGTTCCACAAGTAATGACTAAACAGACGCCTGTCGGTCTCGCCCTCTGGGTCAGCGAGTTCTATGAGAAGTGTCTTGGGGAGCTTTGGCGAGGCGTAGAGGAGGGAGTGTTCTGCATCGCCGTGCTGGTTGACGATGTCGTCGGGGAAGATGACGCCGAGGGATGTGGAGAGGTAGTCTTCCGGGCCGTCGGGCTCGTCGCCTTTGAGGCTGATGCGGGCGGTGAGCGTTGCCATTGCTGATTTTATGAAAAGCTTTGACAGCTTTCTTTGAGGAGATTGGTCGGTGTGGTTGAGGAAAAGATGATTGAGATATGTGTGTTATCTCAAGGCTCTTCCTTCAGGTAAGATCCGACCGATCTGCTTCTCAGATGTATTCACCGTCTCAAAACCAGAGACGAGTAAAATATGAAATAAATCTTCTTTTACCCCGGGTTTATGAGAGACCAGGCCCAACGTTCGTCTTAGGTAGATGCCGCCTCAAATTCTCAGATGAAAAATCCCCAAATTCTCTCGAATCCCCCCACACAACCCCGCTCTCCTTGGCGATAAGACAAGATGAGAGGCTCTAGCAAGGCCAAGAGATgttatatttctttttaaattccGTTTTTAGTCTCAAGCGTCTTTGTTTGAcacggctgctgcttctgaTATTGGTGATTCCCGGGTCGTTGGGCGGAAAAGATATATCAAGGTGGGGTGCAAAGGTTAGTTAGTAGCACCTAGACAGAGAAATTTGCCAATCCCGCCTCCACCCGCACAAAAACTCCCAAGTGACATTCTCATAAACTGTGCAAGCAAGCAGTCTAAATATATTCAGAAAGGACTTCACAATTAAGGATCTTGATcaagtatttttttttatatctgTAGATATTTTcatattaatattttttttttgtaaaAAATATTTTGCTTCATGTCGTATGACATCAAATAATATTACATAACAAGCCATCTTGTCATGAGATGCCCGTGCCTCATACATCTTGATCCATACAAAAGAAAATTCCCTCCCAAGTTCGTGCAAACAAATGAAAATGGTAATTATACATGGAACCACATGCAGAAGCGGTAAAAGATGTGgtgcaaaaacaaaacaaagctTCATGCTTTAAGTGCCCCAGGGAGGTAAGATGGATATACCTTTGAGTCCCTGCTGTAAGTCCTCCTTGTCCCATCCGATGTCCCATCTGCGCCATCATTGCCCAACATGTAGTAGTTGTATATCAAAACAGGGTATCAAATCCAAAATTACCCGCTTCTTCCCAGCGTTATAATATTTCCCATCCCAAGAATAGCCCAATATACCCTGGTCCCAGTAGAGATCCCATATGCGCCGTCTGCCATGCTTTATAAAAGTCATGTTATCAAGTATTGATTCAATTCGagtttcttccttttctctcagACGAGAGTAGCCCTTCCAACTTACAAGTCAGAAGCACCGGTGTCCAGCATCCGCtgcatctccttgagctgctcctccGTGGGGTCGTCGGAGATCCAAGGGCCCTTCTCATCATCGGAGGCGTTGTGGAAGCCCTCGGCACGCTTCAAGGTCTGGACATCAAGATCGGTGACATAAGACTTGCCATCCGAGAGCTTGATGCGGACCTCGTGGTCGGTGGAGAGCATCATGTCATCCTTGGCGAGGCGTCGAGGGCCGTCAAAGACAGCCAGGACgcgcttcttcatcgtcatctgtCCCTTGTTGAAACCCCAAGAGGAAGGGTAGTCGCGGCGCTTGTTGCGACCACGCGACTTGGTAGACAAGGGAACACCACCTCGGGAGTGGGTCATGCCGCGAGACTTGGAGACGCGGTTGAGAgagttcttcttcttcaaagacgaATAAGCCGACTTGGCAACATCGTCcgcctcgtcgtcatcagccatgtcgtcgtcatcctcgtcatcctcggtCACAGAGGTCTGGGTGGTGGCGGGCAGGTTGTTCTTTTCCAGAGTCTGGTGAACGTCCTTGTCGTCAGCAACCTTGGACAGGTGCTTTgcgttgatggcctcggcgggATCCTCCTGCTGAACAATGCGCAGAACACAGTCGTCCAAGTGCTCGTAAAAGTCTTGAGCATTGGTAAAGGTCTGCGAGCAGGTGCTGCACTTGCCAGTGGCGTCGGGGGCATAGCCGGCGAGTGTCTTTGGTGCGACAGCACCGGAAGCTCTTCTGCGGCTGTTGGGGGGAGTCTGCTCAACGCCGTGGACGGCAGTCAGGTGTCTCTTGAAGACATCTGCGCGGTTGAACGACTTCTCAGCCGCGGAGCCAGATCCGGGACAGAAGCCACAGACCATGGTGCCCTTGTAGTGGGTCAAGGTGTGGCGGTTCTTGTCATACTTGCGAGCAAACCCCTTGACGTGGTATTCGCACGTCATGATGGGGCACTTCTCGGGTCGCTCAGTCTGGTGAGTGAGCATGTGCGCCTTGAGATCCTTGAAGGTCTTGCCGCACTCGGGATAGGTGCACATGTGCTTCTCTTTGATCTCATCGCCGCTGGGGTAGTCGGCGGAGACGGGGGAGATGaagttgctgccgctgttgctGGCCTTGCTCATGCTCAAGCGACGGGGTCCAACGCCGGCTCCGGGAGTCATGGTGGTTGATGTCGCATACGGGCTGGTGGTGTAGgttgtggctggctgaaaGGATCCGTTCTGCAGGTATGGCGAGGAGCTGCCGGTGCGAATCAtatgaggctgaggagaggatgagagagcagaaggagaagtggGATACTGAGGGGCGGCAGGCTGGTAGTGAGTCTCATAAGAGGGAATGGCCATTGGCCGGCTAGAGATTTCCGGATGGATCAGAGAAGGATCTGTAAGCGCGAGTGGTCAGTAAGCAGCATGATAAGCAGCGCGGGAAAACAAATGCAGAAAGGCTGCCGCAGAGGGTCCAATGAATGGCGAAAACGAACGGGGAATTTGGGTGTTGATGAACTCTCATCAGGCGCGGTTGCAGTAAGTCAAGGGAGGCCAGGCCAATTTGAGGGTTTCTGAAgatggctggctgagctgAAAACTGACTTGCCGTCGCTCTTAGCGGGGACAAGTCAGCCAGCCGAGATGGGGACCACCAACCAGATGTCTCAGCCAGACAACCAACCGGCACGGTAGCAATGATGCGCGTGATTGACaaggggaaaaggagaagaagaggttaAAGCGCGGCGATTGTGATTGGGATGGTTGTGGAGATACACAAGACGGAATAAATAAGAAACAAGCGGAgataaaaaggaaaaaaagaaaaagagggtaAAGGTAAAAAAGGGCCAAAATAGCAGCGGACGGTGATGCCGAAGCGTGGTGTTGACAGGAATG
Above is a genomic segment from Trichoderma breve strain T069 chromosome 6, whole genome shotgun sequence containing:
- a CDS encoding phosphatidylserine decarboxylase domain-containing protein — encoded protein: MTTLGIGSGRLLYGGGGGACSHPFSASLRARCSARAAAGRRTGPIPANSRSVRRIPSSQRGFSSHDSGKRPKFSQRLGEALRNSKITWYQIPVGLGIGFLGLVQFYKVSSRERERQRQEQEGTRTPSPRPKVRPEGPWQVQIMSTLPLKAISRVWGWFNELTIPYYLRVPGFKLYSFIFGVNLDEVSEPDLHVYPNLAAFFYRTLKPGARPLDPDNHVLLSPSDGKVLQFGQIESGDIEQVKGMTYSIDALLGKHTPTSSIYSGLSDQARERPQRSHSGPVGDEEIVKQEEEFARVNGISYTLPDLMSGAKDVRSKHPVTDESLKESSPRAVSEVRAELALGEKPWYDLLSPDKTTSLYYAVIYLAPGDYHRFHSPTNWVVESRRHFAGELYSVSPYLQRTLPGLFTLNERVVLLGRWRWGFFSYVPVGATNVGSIKINFDRELRTNSLLTDTAADLAAEEAAKRGEPYLGFAEATYEGASSVLHGHALRRGEEMGGFQLGSTIVLVFEAPATLKTADGVEKKGWEWAVEKGQKLKMGQALGRVLEE
- a CDS encoding lysine methyltransferase domain-containing protein — encoded protein: MATLTARISLKGDEPDGPEDYLSTSLGVIFPDDIVNQHGDAEHSLLYASPKLPKTLLIELADPEGETDRRLFSHYLWNASLLLAELIERDSLDEEEEEKQDRGLGGDISFDTRGLNTLELGAGTALPSIMAGLLGAAGVVVTDYPAPAVMKTLRENVARNIKPDLAPVGKSSLVTTSILVEGHEWGVFDSSSAFPSSHAHLSDRLFVADCLWMPWQHENLRRSIGYFLKKTAEARAWVVAGFHTGRAKMAPFFDAKALREEGGVEVERMWERDCDGVEREWDSEREDDITERKRWLVVCVLKRCEGMVDA